The following proteins come from a genomic window of Synechococcus sp. BIOS-E4-1:
- a CDS encoding aminotransferase class IV: MTATILGWHNGEWGSADDLRMPLTDRGLQLADGLFETVLVQNGNAQLLSEHLQRWRRGASLLGMAAPPARPWLEQLTDEAISRAGLNTAATAGAMRLNWSRGSSAGRGIGLATGDPDPTQHRFWLTLQPHQLNFEPAQAWISVQEQRNVNSVLSRCKTLAYGQAIQARREVQARGAELALLRNTTGDLCCGDSSNLLVKRQGAWITPPLSSGCLPGVMRAKALEQRLIKETTIGPELRANDQALLINSLGCISLNSVNGMDLDPYPEPEQLWQQLLDG, translated from the coding sequence ATGACGGCAACAATCCTCGGCTGGCATAACGGCGAGTGGGGCAGTGCCGATGACCTGCGAATGCCGCTTACGGATCGAGGTCTGCAGCTTGCGGATGGATTGTTCGAGACAGTGCTGGTCCAGAACGGAAATGCCCAGCTGCTGAGTGAACATCTGCAGCGGTGGCGGCGCGGCGCATCACTGCTCGGAATGGCAGCTCCTCCTGCTCGCCCCTGGCTAGAGCAACTAACTGATGAAGCCATCTCTCGAGCAGGCCTGAACACCGCCGCTACTGCAGGGGCGATGCGTCTCAACTGGAGCCGCGGCAGCAGCGCTGGCCGAGGAATCGGCTTAGCAACCGGTGATCCAGATCCAACTCAGCACCGCTTCTGGCTCACCCTTCAACCCCATCAGCTGAATTTTGAACCCGCTCAGGCCTGGATCAGTGTTCAGGAACAACGCAACGTCAACAGTGTTCTCAGTCGTTGCAAAACACTCGCCTACGGTCAGGCGATTCAGGCCAGGCGGGAAGTGCAGGCGCGGGGAGCAGAACTGGCCCTGCTGCGCAACACAACTGGTGATCTCTGCTGCGGCGACAGCTCCAACCTGCTGGTGAAACGACAAGGCGCCTGGATCACCCCACCGCTGAGCAGCGGTTGCCTGCCAGGTGTGATGCGAGCCAAAGCACTGGAACAGAGACTCATCAAAGAGACGACGATCGGTCCGGAGCTGAGAGCCAATGACCAGGCGCTATTGATCAACAGCCTGGGCTGCATATCACTGAACAGCGTAAACGGAATGGACCTGGATCCATATCCCGAGCCAGAACAGCTGTGGCAACAGCTGCTCGATGGCTGA
- a CDS encoding HAD-IIB family hydrolase: MTVTPHSNWWVVTDLDGTLMDHHYDWSAAMDVILCLQRHGIPVIPCTSKTAEEVLRFRELADLHDPFIVENGGAIYGESATGELWHHDLGPSWRQLRPQLADLERELGEPLQALDDLSESEADRLLGLSGEALRQAQRRQCSVPFVPPKTPESRHRLQGLAAMRQLGVVQGNRLGHLLGAGVSKGQALKTLKQRQGVPDVKVLALGDSPNDLPLLDAGDCAVVVPGPTGPHPELKNGVAEGRYQLAPAPHGEGWSAAVLRYIPGLQDNDTVLA; this comes from the coding sequence ATGACGGTGACTCCACACTCCAACTGGTGGGTTGTGACTGATCTCGATGGCACGCTCATGGATCATCATTACGACTGGTCCGCCGCGATGGACGTGATTCTTTGTCTGCAGCGTCATGGCATTCCTGTGATCCCCTGCACGAGCAAGACGGCAGAGGAGGTGCTCCGCTTTCGTGAGTTGGCGGATCTGCACGATCCGTTCATCGTCGAGAATGGTGGAGCCATCTATGGAGAATCCGCGACTGGTGAGCTTTGGCACCATGACTTAGGTCCATCCTGGAGACAGCTCAGACCGCAACTTGCTGATCTTGAGCGTGAGCTCGGCGAACCGCTCCAGGCTTTGGACGATCTCAGTGAAAGCGAGGCTGATCGACTTTTAGGCCTCAGTGGTGAGGCCTTACGGCAAGCACAGCGCCGTCAGTGCAGTGTTCCCTTCGTTCCGCCGAAGACCCCTGAATCTCGCCATCGACTTCAGGGGCTGGCTGCGATGCGCCAGCTGGGCGTGGTGCAGGGCAATCGTCTCGGTCATCTGCTGGGTGCTGGCGTCAGCAAGGGCCAGGCACTGAAGACCCTCAAACAACGCCAGGGAGTTCCGGACGTGAAGGTGCTGGCTCTGGGCGATTCGCCCAACGACCTGCCACTGCTGGATGCCGGCGACTGTGCTGTGGTGGTTCCAGGACCGACCGGACCGCATCCCGAGCTGAAGAACGGAGTGGCCGAGGGTCGTTATCAACTGGCGCCTGCACCCCATGGCGAGGGTTGGTCGGCGGCTGTGCTGCGCTATATCCCAGGGTTGCAGGACAACGACACGGTGCTTGCCTGA
- a CDS encoding alpha-amylase family glycosyl hydrolase, which produces MQPPRDQTLRTLLGDLYLSNSSVDLQELSSQLLQILGPASAHADPAVANHCWNGDDVVLITYADSVVDDAKPGLQGLRSFVNRHLQVFAPVIHVLPFLESTSDGGFAVSSHEQLESRHGDWTDLAALAEGRCLMADLVLNHVSASHPWVRQFLRDEQPGCSCVLEAAPDPCWDDVVRPRSSALFTHLQSSGGQRQVWTTFGPDQVDLDWRCPEVLLGFTRLLKQKLAHGVRWIRLDAVGFVWKEPNTSCIHRPQVHRLVEVLRHLLTHACAGRGVVVTETNVPEEENLSYLRSGREAHLAYNFPLPPLLMEAAMSGSADLLNRWLSRWPQLPNSTALLNFTACHDGVGLRPLEGLMPQRRLLNLLIACEQRGGLVSHRRLADGEDVPYEINISWWSAMADGGLDPAHLQRQRFLLTEMLKLVLPGIPAFYLPALLASPNDLARFRQSGHRRDLNRPQFKAAALERRLDDPDSDATAVLRALRHALTLRAELPALHPDSVLDVLSVDRVDRVVLRCSHQGHTLVAVHNFTASRLTFDPTVLGGRDDRVWVDRLTDQQFAPRRRHSLEPYAVLWLVQP; this is translated from the coding sequence ATGCAGCCTCCGCGCGATCAAACGCTGCGAACCCTGCTAGGAGATCTCTACCTCAGTAATTCTTCCGTCGATCTCCAAGAGTTGTCGTCGCAATTGCTGCAAATTCTCGGACCGGCTTCAGCACATGCCGACCCGGCAGTCGCGAATCACTGCTGGAACGGAGACGATGTGGTGTTGATCACCTATGCGGATTCTGTCGTCGATGATGCAAAACCTGGATTGCAGGGGCTTCGCAGCTTTGTGAACCGCCATCTGCAGGTTTTTGCACCTGTGATTCATGTGCTTCCGTTTCTTGAGTCCACCAGTGATGGGGGGTTTGCCGTTTCGAGTCATGAGCAGTTGGAGTCACGTCATGGCGACTGGACTGACCTTGCTGCGTTGGCAGAGGGGCGTTGCTTGATGGCGGATCTGGTGCTCAACCATGTTTCTGCCTCCCATCCGTGGGTCCGTCAGTTTCTGCGAGATGAGCAGCCTGGTTGCTCCTGTGTGCTTGAGGCTGCCCCTGATCCCTGCTGGGACGACGTGGTCCGCCCTCGTAGTTCAGCGCTATTCACCCATCTGCAGAGCTCTGGGGGTCAGCGTCAGGTGTGGACCACATTCGGACCGGATCAGGTTGATCTGGATTGGCGTTGTCCTGAAGTTCTGCTGGGCTTCACGCGTTTGTTGAAGCAGAAGCTCGCCCATGGTGTGCGCTGGATTCGACTCGATGCTGTTGGCTTCGTCTGGAAGGAGCCGAATACTTCCTGCATTCACCGTCCTCAGGTTCATCGGCTCGTTGAGGTGCTGCGTCATCTGCTCACGCATGCCTGTGCGGGTCGAGGCGTAGTGGTGACGGAGACGAATGTTCCGGAGGAGGAGAACCTCTCTTACTTACGAAGTGGTCGGGAAGCCCATCTCGCCTACAACTTCCCGCTTCCTCCCCTGTTAATGGAGGCCGCGATGAGCGGTTCTGCTGATTTGCTCAATCGCTGGCTCTCGCGCTGGCCCCAACTGCCAAACTCCACTGCATTGCTCAACTTCACGGCCTGCCATGACGGTGTGGGGTTAAGGCCACTGGAGGGACTGATGCCCCAGCGGCGTTTGTTGAATCTGCTGATTGCCTGTGAGCAGCGAGGTGGCTTGGTGAGTCATCGTCGTCTCGCTGATGGGGAGGACGTTCCCTATGAGATCAACATCAGCTGGTGGAGCGCCATGGCCGATGGCGGTCTCGACCCAGCTCATCTTCAGCGCCAGCGTTTTCTGCTCACCGAAATGCTGAAGTTGGTGCTTCCTGGCATTCCCGCTTTTTATTTACCAGCTTTGCTGGCCAGTCCAAACGATCTGGCTCGCTTTCGTCAAAGTGGTCATCGCAGGGATCTCAACCGTCCTCAATTCAAAGCAGCGGCTCTGGAGCGGCGCCTTGATGATCCCGATAGTGATGCCACCGCTGTGTTGAGGGCTCTGCGCCATGCGCTTACGCTGCGGGCTGAGCTGCCTGCACTGCATCCGGACAGCGTTTTGGATGTGCTCAGTGTGGATCGCGTGGATCGTGTCGTCCTTCGCTGCTCCCATCAGGGCCACACTCTGGTGGCTGTCCACAATTTCACAGCCTCTCGCCTCACGTTTGATCCCACCGTTCTGGGCGGTCGAGATGATCGGGTCTGGGTCGATCGCCTCACTGATCAGCAGTTCGCGCCGCGGAGGAGACATTCACTGGAGCCGTATGCCGTGCTCTGGCTGGTGCAGCCATGA